Within the Prevotella scopos JCM 17725 genome, the region ATCGGATAATCCCCATACCGTAGCAAAGGAACAATCGGCATAACTTTGGAAGGTAAGTATATGGTTACCCGACTGCCATTTCATCTGTTTACTATGCAGCGAATGACTATCATCACCCAATGCGTATGACACAAACGAACGACTTTTGAGGTCGGCTATCTGTAAATGTTGCCGATAACTTTGTATAGTATCAGGTGTTATCCACGCCTCACGTTTCCCAGTAAGAGTCTTCAATAAAGCCTGATTCATATCCTGTACAATAGATGTTTCCGCACAGTGATAGCTGTCAATACTTGCCCATACTGCCGAGCAAACGAGTAGTAAAAATATGATAACTGACGATATAGGTTTCATAGATTTGTATAATAAAAAGTGATAGAATGTTCCGAGCTATAGTATGCTACAAAGATAATCTTTTATCTTATAAACACCAAACAGCATAGAAGAAATATCAGATAAAATGGGAGTAATTTGCGTATATTTGCTGCACAAACACAGTAGATACGCAAAATTATACAGTAAAATTTGGGCATTAAACTAAAAAACATTACCTTTGCACCCACGATTGTCCTATGGTGTAATGGTAGCACTACAGTTTTTGGTTCTGTCAGTGGTGGTTCGAATCCGCCTGGGACAACACAGAAAATCCGCGGATTCTTTATGAGTCTGCGGATTTTTTAGTATCTGATAATTCCTAAATTATAATTATAATGATTGAGCAACTACCTAAACTTCGTAAATCATTTTTGTTGATTACAGCCTTTCTACTGGCATCATTGCACACGACCGCTGCTAATCGTGATTCATTAGCACTGACTCCTCCAATGGGTTTTATGACCTGGAACAAATATAAGGAGGACATCAACGAACAACTTATTCGACAAATTGCCGACAAGATGGCGGCTGATGGCTATGCTGAAGCTGGATATAAATACATCTTCATCGATGATGCATGGCAGGGAGGACGCGACAAACGCAATAACATTATCCCTGACCCTAAGAAGTTCCCAAGCGGAATGAAGGCACTCGCAGACTATGTTCACTCAAAGGGTTTGTTACTCGGCATTTACTCTGATGCCGCTCAGCTCACTTGTGCGGGCTACACAGCAAGCTATGGTTTTGAGGAACAAGATGCCAAGACCTTTGCAGAATGGGGAATAGATTATCTGAAATACGACTACTGCCACGCACCTTCTGACAGTGCCGTTGCCCATAAACGCTATAAGAAGATGGCTGATGCACTACAGAATTCAGGTCGTAAGATTGCCTTGGGTGTCTGTGAATGGGGACAGCTGAACCCAGAGATGTGGGCTCGTCAGGCTGGTGGTTCACTCTGGCGTGTGAGCTATGACGTGCGTGATATGTGGAAAGACATCGTGAAGCAGGGAGGTATGGGTATCATTGATATCATCAACATTACCGAACCACTTTATAAATACGCAGGTCCAGGCTACTGGCTCGACATGGATATGCTCGTCGTTGGACTTGACGGAAAAGGTGGACCATCAAGCGATTTAGGTGGTGTAGGCTGTACTTATACTGAGTATCAGACCCAGATGTCAATGTGGTGCATGTTCGCTTCACCTTTAGCGGTGAGCCACGACATCTTGAACGAGAACGCAGAAACACGTCGCATCCTCCTCAATAAGGAGATTATTGCTATCAATCAAGATGCGCTTGGCGAGGCTGCTCACAGAGTTGACTTCCCCAGTGCATGCCGTGTCTATCTCCGAAAACTAAGTGGTAATCGTCAGGCAATTGCCATCATGAATCCTTCAGACGCTCCTCAGCGTGTTCAGTTGCCACTTTCTATCCTCGGCAATGCAAAGGAATACAATTTCAGAGACGTATGGGAGCACAAGACAACACGTCAACGTAAGGCTTGGCAAGGAACCTTACAACCTCATGAAACAAAGGTATTTACGGTTACAACACGATAATCCGCATATTATTTTGTAAAGAAAAGAATTAAAAGATAACATTTTTTTATCCCCAACAACTGGCACAGCATGTTCCTGCTGTGCCAGTTTTGTATTCCAAAAACATCCTTTTATTATCATTCTAAGCTATTATTTCACATCGTGCTGTTGGTCCGCACCAATGGTGCGAACGGCAAACACCAATGGTGCGGATGCTTAGCACCAATGGTGCGGAGAATAAAACACCTTACTATCTATTGTTAGGATAGAAACAACTCACGCCTAAATCAAGCTACAATTACCCTTTTCAGTAATCACTCCCCTCTCCTTTCGGAGAGGGGTCGGGGGTGAGGCTATCTTTCGTTTGGTAAGGGTCGGGGGTGAGGCTTCTTATTTAAATTCTCCTATTCATTTGCCAATATCGTGCATTTTATCTATATTTGTACGTTGTAACAAATACAAATTAGATAAATTCAGCAAATAAATGAAAGCAATAGAAATCCTCTTCCCTGTCTTCTTTATGATGTTCCTCGGCTGGTTGAGTCACAG harbors:
- a CDS encoding glycoside hydrolase family 27 protein: MIEQLPKLRKSFLLITAFLLASLHTTAANRDSLALTPPMGFMTWNKYKEDINEQLIRQIADKMAADGYAEAGYKYIFIDDAWQGGRDKRNNIIPDPKKFPSGMKALADYVHSKGLLLGIYSDAAQLTCAGYTASYGFEEQDAKTFAEWGIDYLKYDYCHAPSDSAVAHKRYKKMADALQNSGRKIALGVCEWGQLNPEMWARQAGGSLWRVSYDVRDMWKDIVKQGGMGIIDIINITEPLYKYAGPGYWLDMDMLVVGLDGKGGPSSDLGGVGCTYTEYQTQMSMWCMFASPLAVSHDILNENAETRRILLNKEIIAINQDALGEAAHRVDFPSACRVYLRKLSGNRQAIAIMNPSDAPQRVQLPLSILGNAKEYNFRDVWEHKTTRQRKAWQGTLQPHETKVFTVTTR